A stretch of Palaemon carinicauda isolate YSFRI2023 chromosome 36, ASM3689809v2, whole genome shotgun sequence DNA encodes these proteins:
- the LOC137628709 gene encoding LOW QUALITY PROTEIN: allatostatin-A receptor-like (The sequence of the model RefSeq protein was modified relative to this genomic sequence to represent the inferred CDS: deleted 3 bases in 2 codons): protein MDEVGELELEGALDEEAAAAGKAGPSPGGGGNGGGGGGDGTEGVEEGINSFLSFLPNYILCNETNYTKLPLCNNQTGDEEPVFEYAVIVAIVVPIIFGIIVLVGFFGTRWVVIVIVANKQMRSTTNYLIFSLAVADLLFIVFCVPFTASDYILPSWPFGGIWCQTVQYLTYVTAYASVYTLLLLSLDRFLAVVHPIAALTIRTERNALYAITTIWILILTSCVPLYLCHGIQKQNYEDEVYLNCAFLDQEYNHMAFHIGFITTMYFLPLTVIVVLYLMILNRLWYGVVPGGSRSAESVRGKKRVTRMVVIVVVTFIVCWFPIQLVLLLKSLGMYEMTTVRIITQIGAQVLAYINSCVNPILYAFLSDPFRKAFRKVISCGPQRRTMLNGRTDFEKSIESRPLNPRPSPQMLPLTNMVSCSHHLSPSSAKMQNNTTTTTTTSFTNGATRDDQMNNPRSSENLLERDGSPHTMENNCSSGRASDASRSSCAVNCD, encoded by the exons ATGGATGAAGTGGGTGAACTGGAACTGGAAGGTGCGCTGGATGAAGAAGCCGCGGCCGCTGGAAAGGCAGGCCCTTCGCCAGGAGGAGGAGgaaacggaggaggaggaggaggagatgggacCGAAGGAGTGGAGGAAGGCATCAACTCCTTTCTCTCCTTCCTTCCGAATTACATCCTTTGCAACGAAACTAATTATACGAAGCTGCCCCTCTGCAACAACCAGACTGGAGAC GAAGAACCTGTGTTCGAATATGCCGTCATCGTGGCCATCGTCGTCCCGATCATCTTCGGCATCATAGTCCTCGTCGGCTTCTTC GGAACACGCTGGGTGGTCATCGTCATCGTTGCCAACAAGCAAATGAGGTCGACCACAAACTATTTAATTTTCAG CCTGGCAGTAGCAGACCTCCTCTTCATAGTCTTCTGCGTGCCCTTCACCGCCTCGGATTACATCCTCCCGTCTTGGCCCTTCGGAGGCATCTGGTGC CAGACGGTGCAGTATCTGACGTACGTGACGGCCTACGCCTCTGTCTACACGCTCCTGCTCCTGTCCCTGGACAGATTTCTGGCGGTTGTGCATCCTATAGCAGCTCTGACAA TCAGGACCGAGCGTAACGCGCTATATGCCATCACGACCATCTGGATTCTCATCTTAACCTCTTGCGTACCTCTCTACCTGTGTCACGGAATACAAAAGCAGAATTACGAGGACGAAGTGTACCTTAACTGCGCGTTTCTCGACCAGGAGTACAACCACATGGCCTTCCAC ATCGGCTTCATCACCACCATGTACTTCCTACCGCTGACGGTGATCGTGGTCCTgtacctcatgatcctcaaccggCTGTGGTACGGCGTCGTACCGGGGGGAAGCCGTAGCGCTGAGAGCGTCAGAGGGAAGAAGAGGGTCACCCGGATGGTTGTCATCGTCGTTGTTACCTTCATAGTTTGCTGGTTTCCTATTCAG CTCGTATTGTTGCTCAAGTCTCTCGGAATGTATGAGATGACGACGGTTCGAATCATCACGCAAATAGGGGCTCAGGTGTTGGCCTACATAAACTCCTGCGTCAACCCGATTCTTTATGCTTTCCTTTCTGATCCATTCAG AAAAGCGTTTCGGAAGGTGATATCCTGTGGCCCTCAACGACGAACAATGCTCAACGGAAGAACGGACTTCGAGAAGTCCATCGAGTCACGGCCCCTTAACCCAAGACCAAGTCCCCAGATGCTTCCTCTGACCAACATGGTGTCGTGCAGCCATCACCTGAGCCCATCTTCCGCCAAGATGCAGAACAACACGACCACAACAACGACCACCAGTTTCACGAATGGAGCGACCAGGGACGACCAGATGAACAACCCGAGATCCAGCGAGAACCTGTTGGAACGGGACGGGTCGCCCCACACCATGGAAAACAACTGCAGCTCGGGAAGGGCCAGTGACGCGTCACGGAGCTCTTGTGCAGTCAATTGTGATTAG